One Pogoniulus pusillus isolate bPogPus1 chromosome 13, bPogPus1.pri, whole genome shotgun sequence genomic window, cagaGCACGGAGAGAGGGACGACGTGGGAAAAAAACAGGGTTGGGTGGGCACAGGAGGAAGGGATTGAGACTCTAATACAGGGAATAAAAACTTCAGGGAAATGTTACCTAGAATTCCAGACAGAGTGCTGTCAGGATCCGTGAGCTGGAGGTGGCTGCACGGATCCAGCTggccagggaggagaggaagggatggagcacctaacacacacacacacaaaaaaaagagtCAGGCAAATTATATCTAAACTTCCAGGCTCTTCGAGTGCTGTACACATTCCTGTCAGGATCAGAGAGCAGGAGGTGCCTGCAGAGATTGGGTGGCCAAGCAGGAGAGGAAaggctggagaattggacatatGGAACAAAAAGGCAGGGAAACGATACCTAAAATCCCAGCCAGTAAATACTCTTGGAGTGCCGTTGGGATCAGAGAGCCACACGGGGGTGCCTGCGTGGATCAGAGCGCCAGGGGCAGCTGTGTGCGGTGGCTCACGCCCCGCAGCGAGGCTGCTCACTCGCACATCGTTTTTCTTTGTCCACTGCCACACTGTAAAGTTGTGCTGTAACCATAAAACATCCTGGACCTGGCGAAGATCCCACAAGCTAGCACAgatgtcttctccaggcaaacAAGAGGTCTTTTCCTCAGGCTGTGGAGAAGGAGGCAGATGAGCAACTGGTGATCAGAGGAAGGACTCCAGTGTGTCAGCAGAGAAAGTGGTGAATAATTGCAGCGCCAGGCCTGCTGGTGCTGGAGTGGTTTTGCAGCCGAGGTGCCACcctggagctgccaggagcGTGCTGAGTTTTGCTGGTGTCTTTATTTCCTGTAAGCGGCACTTGCCCTTGGAAAACCACAGGGCAGATGCGAGGCAGCCAGCGCGGCCGTTTCGTAACGTGGGAGTCTGAGAGTCTGAGCTCACCGTCAGGCGGAGGAGTTTTGCCCGAGGTGATGCTGCGGTGATACAGGGCTGGAGCCGGGCTGCTGGGCGAAGTGAGGACACCTcctccacagcacagagcaaacCACTTTAGAACCTGGAGCAGGACATTGCTAAGGTGACTTTGGTCATCACAGGAACGTGGGCAGCGCCAGAGGAAGGGCACTGGCACCCTGTGCACCACAGAGCTCTTGTGGTCAGCTCCTGACACTCGCTGGATATGACCCCGATGTGCTGGCAAGGGGCAGAGTTcagcggggagggggggggggggggtgagggaaGCAGTGATGTTTCCCCAGAACCACCTGTCCAGGAGACAAAAGTGTGACAGTGAAAaatggagaggagcaggaggagggggagatgcCATGGGGGTGTGTCCCCTTTCCCTGAGCAGGGCCTTGGAGGCTGAGCAGCCAGAGACAGAACtagtgagcagcagctgggagctgccaaaCCTCCAGCCCTTGAGCTCCATGCCCCATGGGAGTGACAGGGGATgcgagggcagcagggcaggaacagGGTTTTGTAGCTATAGCACTGCTTGACTGTCCCTTGCCAGACAGAACCAGGCTGGGTCCCCATTGCGGGGGAAGCACCTCCAGAGTCCCCCAGCCCTCATCTTCTCCTCAGCTCCTGTCccaccacagcctctgcttggtGGGGCTTGGAGAGGGGGTAGGGATTATCCATGCATTGAGGGAGGGTGGCTCTTGTCCCTTAtccatcacttctctgctccaggtaGAGCCTGCTGATAGGGGAGAGCAGGGCAAGCTCCAGGCTGACACCAAAGCTGATACCAACACGCCCCTGAGGAGCTGAGACTCAGTGCCTGGGgcaaagagactccacaacaggGGCTTTGACTTCCTGCTGGGAAAGGCACCAGGCACCGATTGGCTTGGCAGTGAGAGGGAAACAAGAATTCTGGAAACATTTTGGAAAGAAGGGCAGGGGGAAACTATGAAAGGTAGCAAAAAGCTTGAGAAAAATTCCCCGGGGGCAGGCGTCCGGTGTGGTTTGTGTTGAACGCCAGCTCCTCGGCGAAGGGCTGTAGTAAACCCGAGCCCTTCACTCTGCTGCCGCGACAAGATGTCCCCTGCAAGCCTGTAAGTGGCCACtcggcagcagtgccagcacgcTTTGCGATCCTGGGGCTTTATTTTGGGATCCGTGTTTCCAGGGCAGGGATGCTCTTCTAGTCGCTGTCCCACTCATCCCCGCGCCGATCCCCACGCCCATCCACCCCATCCCCGCCCCTGTCCTCCTGTGCGGGCACCCTGCATGTGTCCCGCAGGGCTGTGGGATGGAGCAGAACTTGCAAACACAGCACGGCCAGGCTCTAGCTCAAAGAGTGTGAGAACGGTGCCCTTCAGCACGGTGTTTTTATagctggtgaggagaggaagTGAGGCTGAAGCACTCCAGCCTCTACAACAaactgctctggagctgctcttccttcctgctgtgttagcccaggctctgcagagaatcCTAGGTTAGGTGCTTAGGTGGAAATCCATCCAGAGTGGAGAACAAGGGAGTCAACGACTTCTGCAGGACTCTGAGCAGAGTTGTTTGGAACCATTACCTGTGCTCAGGCCAGGGAGCGGAGCTTTCACCCACTGTGTGCTCCTCACCCCCAAGTGTGTGTCTCAACATTAGCAtcaggtggggaaaaaaatgaagttcAGCCTCAGGAAACAACACAACATGAAACCATAACCTCCTCCAACAGTGTCAGCTTGGTGAGAGCCCACCAAGGTTCTTGACAAACTGCAGCCTCCACCAGCAGCtcaggtgcccagcaggagcccaggtccaggagcagcagagcaagtggtggctgcaggacacagagccaggctggtccCGCTGGGGTGGTTTGCCCAGTGCAGTGGGGGTGTGGTTGCCCTTTGATCTGATCTGAGCCTTTTACTGGATGTCTTAAAAGGCAGAACATCTTTACTGGTCTGCCTGGCTCGGGGATTTCAGAGCATTTGATGGTGCAGAGCAGAGTTCAGACTTGAGGCTCTGACCTGAGGTGGGTTTGTGTTAGCTTCCCAAGAGAAGGCTTGAGCAGAGCAGCCACATAGGTTTCATGGCTTCTCTTGGGCTGTGGGTAGTGAAATCAAGGCTCAGGTCATTGCTCCTGCTTTCCTTAGAGTCCTGCCCAAAGCCAACAAGTTCTGATGCaacctgagctctgcctgcgaATAAACCCTTCTATAGGCAGCTGTGGGGGAAACCTCTGGTGCATGCGTTTATGGAGGATGAGCTGAAGATGGGCTGATAGGTTGGGGGTCTGCATGGTCCAGGAGATCCAGAAGGTGTAGGTGTGTGAAGTTCAAGTCTCAGGACTTCACACACTTTTGTTCCTTTGAGAACAAAACACTTCCACACACAAACAGGGCCTGTCCTGAGATcttggaggcagcagctgaagtttCTTCTCTCCAAGGCACTCTCCCATGGAGACCTTGTGGTGTTAAGCCACTTCTAACATCACACATACTGGGGTGTGCAGTCAAAATCATCGTGTCTCCTTGCATCATGGAGACATCATGAGCTCTGCTGGACTGGTAACCACGCTCTCTGTGCACTGCTCAAGAGATGGTCTGTGGCTCAGTGCTACTTCTGGGATTTGGCTAAGCCAGGACACAGCTGTCCCTCAAGAAGCCTGTAAGCAGCCTCAGGCTTGCCTTTGACCCCTCAGCAGGCTGTCCACAAGtggttcctgccctgctggacAGGCTTGTGTTGGAGCTATCACCAACTGATCTCCTTGCTTCTCCTGTCAGCAGGCAGAGTTCCACGCAGCATTAATCTTCAGCCGTGGTCTCCCCCAGCTTAGGTCTGAAGAAGCCGGGCAGGTGACTGGGCTTTGTTGGGAAATCCTGCCTGGGGATGTTACGATTTAGTAACTCGAGTTCTCACCTTCGAACAGCAGCACAAAACGTTCTGTTTGCTCCCAATATGAATGTGAAATATGCAGCATCCCTGCGGAGCGTGAGGAGCATTCCGATGGTATCTGAGAGACAAAGGAATTcggtggaaaaaaaacattgcttggccctcctctggtgggcagcagctcccagcagcattcCTGGTCCTGGAAAAGGTGCTGCTGGGTCCAGGTTCTCTTTTCCTGCCCCCTCTGCTAGCCTGGGGCACTCTGCTTACTTCTAAGAAAAACTGTCTGGAGCTTGCATTTGGCGGAGCAGAGTGCTGGTGGCCTGGGCTCCACCTGACACAGTCCCTGTGTGCACTGCTTGGTCCCTCCGGTGTCGGCAGAGGTTCCAGACACTGCAGACACACAAAAGACTGTGGTGCTGCCTCAAAACTATCCTGGTCAATCACTGCAACACCTGCAGGCTCTCTCCTGAGTGAGTCATGCAGGGCTGAcctatggccagcaggtcccagTCACTGAAGTCCTGTGGGGACCCCAGGAGaagatggcctcaagctgtatcagaggaggtttagttcGGATATGAGGatcaatttcttccccaaaagggttgtaaAGGCCTAGCTCAGATTGCCtggggcagtgatggagttcccatcctcccatgcctggaggggtttcaaagccttggagatgtggtgctgagggacatggcttagtggtgacctggcagtgctgggttgagggctggacttggtgatcttgaggttTCCTCCAAGCAAGACTGTTCTGCGATTCTAGGGGTTTCTCCTGGGTCACAAGATCATGGTCAAGCCATCACACAACTGCTCCAGGTGCCAGTGTGCTTGCTGTCACACAAAGCCTGCCTTTAAACGTGGCTCTTTTGGTGTCTTTtctgccctggcaggcagcagcatgaaCCTCAAGAAGTATTTTGTCCGGGCTCTGCACCGCCTGCAGAAGGGCCCTGGCTACACCTACAAGGAGCTGCTGGTCTGGTACTGTGACAACACCAACACCCATGGCCCGAAGCGCATCATCAAAGAGGGGCCAAAGAAGAAACTGATCTGGTTCTTCCTAACACTGCTCTTCGCCTCTCTGGTCTTCTGGCAGTGGGGCATCCTCATCAACACCTACCTGTCCTACAACGtcacctcctctctctccattgGCTTTAAGACCATGAAGTTCCCCGCGGTCACCGTCTGCAATGCCAACCCTTTCAAGTAAGTCCTTGTTTGCCCAGCTTGCCCAGCTGTGCTTTAACACCCccagtgctgctcagagtgagaggtgctctgcacctgctcctgTCTCGGCTGGCATGTTGGAACCGCCAAGGGACTCACCAAGTGGCACTAAACCAAATAAGAGGACGATGTGGAGCTGAGGtgtagagcagggctggtgaagcTGGGGGCTGCCCGGCTTTCCTGACCTCATCTGTCAGTCCCGTGATGGTCACCACCTCCTGCTCAGGGAAAGCTCAGAGTTCAGCTCACTTGTCACAGCCAAGCCCAGTTCCTTAACCTTCCCCACAaattccttcctcctgcctcGCAGTCAAAGTGCCTCTTATTGCTTGACCATGGAGAGCTGGTCAAACAGTGGTATCAGCTGGGAGCTCTGTGGGAGACCTCCACCGCCACTCTGAAGCAGGAACTGATTTTGTCAGAGCTGCTTTGAATTTACAGCCGTGAGTAGCGTGGCCCCAGGCAAgatgctccagccagcacacgGGTTGCTCCGGGGCTGGTTTGTCTCTGCTTCCTAGAGATGTTTTGTGTAAACTGCAGTGAGGTCCCGAAGCACAGCCAGCCGGTTCCACACCAGCAGGTTTGCCGTGGCCTCACTCTCTGCTTaccctcctgctgctttttcacCCAGCTGTGGGCTGTTGGCATGCCTGTGTCTGAGCTGCCACGCTCCGCTCTCCTGGTTTCCTCCAGTAAACCTTTAGGCAGCAATCTGAGGTCTATAGGAAGTTCCAAGCCACCACCTTGACACCACGTAGTAACTGCCTTTTGTCTTCCAGATACTCAGAAGTGAAGTATCTGCTggaagacctggacaggctcatcgaagcagctctggagagaaTCCTGCAACCCACACCAGGGAACAGCACTGAGAGCCCCTCCCCATCACTCAACCTGACACTCTGGTACCAGATACCTCTGGTGCTCATCGATGAGCACGACAAAGACAACCCCATCATCCTGGACATCTTTGAGAGCAACCAGATTGATAAAGGCAATGGAACCACTGCAGGCAACAAGACTTCTGGGGGCAACCAAACCTCTGGGGGGGAGCAGACTGCTGTGAGCAACGAAGCCACTTTGATCAACTGGAACTCTGAGGTCAACCAAACCTTTGAGGGCAACCAAACCTTTGAGGGCAATTACACAACTGCTCCACCTGCCTCATCCAACACAATGTCAGAAGAAAAGAAGTACAAGCTGGccgtgaagctggtgagaagggTCAGGTGGGAGGCAGACAGGGAGAGATGGGCAGTACTGGGTGCCCTTGCAGTGAAGTGATGCTCAGCATCTCCTTTCCGCCAGCTGCCCAtggctgctctgccttgggCATCTGGTCCAGCTGCACTGGGACAGAGAACTGCCCATGGGAGTGGCACAGTGCACCCAGAGCCCATGGACAGCTGGCAGGTTATGGTGGTTACTGCAAGGCTTCAgggttgtttgcttgctttctgaAGAGGGCAACAGAGTGAGGGCTTTCAGAACTTCagaggggctctgctgccctcagacACCCAGCCAGACCCCACTGCAgatgcaggggctgcagctgcaccacaTCTCAAATGTACCCCCTCTGAGTGCAAGGAAACCCAGCAAGGAGCCATGCCAGGTTGGTCTGTGGTGAACAGGAGGCATCTGCATGGCAccagaaagagcagcagctcatgGAGACGGGGctgacagcacacagcagcctctcACTGTGCCAGGGCTATGGGCAGGGGTCCATCAGCATCTGCTGAGAGGGATGCTGGAAGCACTGGGCTGTAATGGGCAGTAATTGAGCTGTGAATGGTGTCGGTTGCTGGGGGCCCTGCCACGCAGAGGACACTGCTGGGTGCTCTCCacggtcacccagagcagccctgctgcaggctgagtctGAGagagagccagggcagggctgctccacGCAGGCTCCTAGCCAGGTTCGTGTCTCCCTTGGGTTTGGCACCCAAAACACTGGGGAGAAGCTACAGCTACTGCCCCTTTCCTGCTGCCATCCTTAGCAGAGGCACTGTATGCTCTCATGACCTCCCACCTACTGCTCCAACGGAGACTTCAAAGACCCTCCCTGCCTGACTACATCTTGGAACTGGGGTAGCTCTATCCCTAATTTGTCCCCAAAGCAACACTTTCTGTGAGCTGTTGGAGGTGACCCTGGgatggctgcagagcctgcccgGCTGGGGAGCATCCCCGGGGAAGGCTCTGTCTGTAGACACGCAGAAATGCggcagctccagccacagctctctTCCCTCggcggcagcaggcagggctggcaccacGCTGAGCTTGTGGCCAGAGGGGACAGACCAAACGTCCCCACCACGGGAtgggctgagccctgcctgccctgtgtcCCCAGTGCAGCCATCAGGGCTCCGACAACTGCACCTACAGGAACTTCAGCAGCGCGGCGCAGGCGGTGACCGAGTGGTACATCCTGCAGAGCACCAGCATCCTCTCCAAGGTGCCCCTGCAGGACAGGATCAGGATGGGCTACCAGGCAGAGGACATGATTCTGGCCTGTCTCTACGGGGCTGAGCCCTGCAACTACAAGTAGGTGCAGCCCGAGCTCGGGCCGTTTCCTGGCACAGGATGCTGAAGGCAGGACAGCTCCCTCCTCTTGTCTTCCTAAGACACATAGCAGCTAAGAAAGAGATTTCAGCATTTCCCAGAAGGTTTCTGGAAGTGACTCTGGCTGAAACTGTTTATTCTgggacagtgctgctgcttagtTTTGGCTGGGGCATTCTGCTCATGGCACATCCAGACTAACAGCATCCATGGGACCTTCCCAGAGTGATGGCAGGTGATGCCTAGCTGCCAGCCCAGGTGCTGAGCCAGTGCATCCCAGCACAACAGCGCAGTCCCAATGTACCCCAGCACAACCCCACTGTACCCCAGTACAGCAGTGCAGCCCCAGTTATCACACAGGCTCTGGAAATGCCCTTCAGTTCCTGTTGTTTCCTAAGCATGCCAGAATTAGAGACCCAGCTCTgagaaaggcaggcagggcagcagcccaggctgggggtTCCTGCCCCTCCTGCAGAGAGGGCTGTGGGGGAACTGGTCTCAGACAAGGAGCTGTGGCAGCCGCCAGACCCATCCGCATAGCTCAGCTCTGGCCTTTACCTCCCCCTGTGACTGATCACCCCCATCCCAACTCACACCatccctgctggctgtggctctgcacacaCCAGTGCcttgctttgctgttttccagcagcagaCTGCATCCCCTGAAATCTCTAGACAAGAACTCCACAAAGGAAACAGCTGAGAGCAAGACCCAGACCCAGAGCACCAGTCCCATCAGATGCATCTCAGTCATTATTCTATCACACTTTGATCCTCCCCAGAAGTTACATTTTTGTCTGCATGATTCTTCCAGGAATTTCACCCAAATCTATCACCCAGACCACGGGAACTGCTACATCTTCAACTGGGGCATGGATGAAGAGGCTCTGAATTCCTCCAACCCTGGAGCTGAGTTTGGTAAGAGAGGTTCTaccaaggagggagcagaggtgctgggAGCTGTTCTGTCTCTCAATGCCCATTTCTGTCAGGTGTCACAGATTTAccatctctgcctctgcagcactgcagcagggagaagcaATTATCCAGCAGaaagtggtgagctggcagcattgggttaatggttggacttgaagatcttaaaggtctgttccaaccaaaatgaacaCCACGATTCCAATTCTACAGCTCCCTAAAGGGAAACATACCACCCAGAAACCAGTGAGGTGACTACAGATGTTACTTTGCAGAAGGGTAACATCTGGATAGCCAAATTCTGAGGCAGCCTCTGGACATTCACACAGACATTTCCACCCTGAGCATTCCCCATCTGGTGTATTTCTGCACAGGTAAGGCTGACACAGCAGCCAAACTTGGGTCTTTCCCCAAGGATGGAGATCTCTGTGCCTGTAGAAAAGCAGACAGACTCATTTTCCCCAAAGACTCacaccagaatcacagaacggcaggggttgaaagggacctccagaagtcatccagtccaatcccgctgccaaagcagggtcccTTGGGGCAGGTaggacaggaacacatccagatgggtctggaAAGTCTGTAGGTAATTGCATCTCTGGATATAGTTCCTGCTCTGAGTGTTTTGTCTGCTGTCCCAGGGCTGAAATTAATTCTGGACATCAGCCAGCAAGACTACATCCCCTACCTGTCCTCAGCAGCCGGGGCCAGGCTCATGCTGCACCAACAGAAGAGCTTCCCCTTTCTGAAGGACCAGGGCATCTACGCCATGGCTGGGACAGAAACTTCCATCGGGGTTCTGGTGGTATGTGTGGcattcttctgcagcagcttctctgagAATAATGTTATCTGATGGGCCTGGCACCAAGCTTGCTCCCAGCCTCGGCTGAACTGGCTCAAACCAAAAGAGTCAAGGTGTGCGCTGGCTGCGGGCTGCAGCGCTTTATGGAGGCTTTTATGTAAGTGTCCTGGCCAAGTGCTTTATTGCAGCCAAAACAGTGAGCTCAGGTCATTGTTCCCTCTTCCCTCAGCATGGCAGAAGGTgctctgtgagcacagactgctcCTGCACACCCTCATCTGCCTTGATCTGCCCAGGGCAACAGGCTGCATCTCCTTCAGCTCTGCCACCAGCCAGGCTTTGGTATTTTCCAAGCCAAGAGGGAATacaggaaggaagaggaggctcagtggggaccttactgctgtctacaactacctgaaaggaggttgtggccaggtgggggttggtctctccttcagacaaccagtgacagaacgtggggacgcagtctcaagctgcatcacggcaggtttaggctggatgttaggaagaagttcttcacagaaagagtgatttgcccttgggatgggctccccagggaggtggtggagtcactatccctggaggtatccaaaaagagactggatgaggcacttggtggcatggtttagttaaATAGATTATGTttggtaataggttggacttgatgacctcaaaggtcgtttccaacctgactgattctgtgaactggagAGGCCCTAGAGAGCAGGCACCGGAGCCCTGGAGAGGGGAGATGGCATTTGGTGCTTTGGTTTCCCTTCAGGATGAGCTGGAGAGGATGGGTTACCCCTACAGTGACTGCACCAACAACGGCTCTGATGTCCCAGTGAAGAACCTCTACAGCCAGTACAACACCTCCTACTCCATACAGGTACCACTGCCTTTGCACCAGGCTGCTAAGGAGAAGCCACTAAAGCAGTCAGAACCTGTGACTAGCTGGGGggggcacaggaggagcagcagcaacagagtAGAAAGCAGAACCCAGACACAGGAACCTTCTCCCCTGGTATAAATCCACACTGGAGGCTGGACACAGAAGTCCCAGTGGATCCAGTGGAAACAAGTGTGGATGGCAGGAGCAAGACCCAGCAATGCTGCTATTAGGACTTGCACCAGAAGAGAAGGGAGGTGGCTCTGGCTGGCACCAAAGTTCAGTGAGCTCTTTGGTTTTCATCTCGCACCAAAACAGCATGGCCAGGAAAGGGCATCTGCAGAAGATGTTCCCCTAGCCAAGCCTGTTTCATTCTGAAAGGAAGAAAGTGGCCATTTCTGTCATTTCTGTCATTTTCTCAGAAGCTGAAACCCAGCAAACACCCTGCTTTTGCTGCACTGTGACCCTGCTGTGGGTCACCTACCAGCAAAGTGCCAGCTGACAGACAAAAGGGCAAATATTTTTACCCATGCGTGGGCACGGTTTGGTGTTGGTCCTTTCCCTGTACCCCTCCACCCCAGAGCTATGCTCCTCAAAGTGAAGGGTTCCCATCACCCTGCACACCAGCAAAAGTGGAGCAGGGTGTGCCTGGACCCTGCAGCCCCCCTAAATCCAGAGTGTGGCAGTTCCCCCATTTTGGCTTCCCAAGCAGCCCTAGCtactcctcttccccaggagcAGCCCCCTAAATCCAGAGTGTGGCAGTTCCCCCATTTTGGCTTCCCAAGCAGCCCTAGCtactcctcttccccaggagcAGCCCCCTAAATCCAGAGTGTGGCAGTTCCCCCATTTTGGCTTCCCAAGCAGCCCTAGCtactcctcttccccaggagcAGCCCCCTAAATCCAGAGTGTGGCAGTTCCCCCATTTTGGCTTCCCAAGCAGCCCTAGCtactcctcttccccaggagctgcagagacgttctgctcctttcagagagtgcTGCTCAAGCCAGCTCatttgggcagctcatttcagtcTCAGCTCTCAGAACATCTTTGTTCCCTATGACTGCCATGCTTGGCTGAAATCTTTCCCTTAGGAGCAGACCCACTAGCCAGGGGCAGGCTCTGATCATTACCTGTGTCCAAGAgaacaacctctctgagctctgGGGTTCTGAGCACTCACCATGGCTGTGAATGCTGGCTCAGCTGTATAAGGGCTCAGCTGAGCTCCTCCATCCACAGCATCCACAGGCATCATCCCACATGgcccctgcagctctgaggtgacaCTTCCCCATAACCAAGGCTTTTGCTGCTTGGGGAAGGCA contains:
- the SCNN1B gene encoding amiloride-sensitive sodium channel subunit beta, which encodes MNLKKYFVRALHRLQKGPGYTYKELLVWYCDNTNTHGPKRIIKEGPKKKLIWFFLTLLFASLVFWQWGILINTYLSYNVTSSLSIGFKTMKFPAVTVCNANPFKYSEVKYLLEDLDRLIEAALERILQPTPGNSTESPSPSLNLTLWYQIPLVLIDEHDKDNPIILDIFESNQIDKGNGTTAGNKTSGGNQTSGGEQTAVSNEATLINWNSEVNQTFEGNQTFEGNYTTAPPASSNTMSEEKKYKLAVKLCSHQGSDNCTYRNFSSAAQAVTEWYILQSTSILSKVPLQDRIRMGYQAEDMILACLYGAEPCNYKNFTQIYHPDHGNCYIFNWGMDEEALNSSNPGAEFGLKLILDISQQDYIPYLSSAAGARLMLHQQKSFPFLKDQGIYAMAGTETSIGVLVDELERMGYPYSDCTNNGSDVPVKNLYSQYNTSYSIQACLRSCFQNHMVEMCACGHYMFPLPEGVKYCNNEDNPGWAYCYFSLRSSIRHRQICIDSCKETCNDTQYKMTISMADWPSEASEDWIFHILSYERDMSTNVTLDRNGIIKLNIYFQEYNYRTISESAATTIVWLLSSLGGQFGFWMGGSVLCLIEFGEIIIDSLWITIINVISWCKGLKQKRAQARYPDAPPTVSELVEAHTNLGFQHEDGGALPRGEALPPEPGTPPPNYDSLRVRPLDALGRDSDAEPE